The following are encoded together in the Flavobacteriales bacterium genome:
- a CDS encoding T9SS type A sorting domain-containing protein, producing MKKLLLFALLSNFAFAQKSVKLHLRSFIDNQEFAYQVGSQNNLNHLFKIKRLHYYLGDVEITYDGGQKKHFSKSIFLLKADETPGNVILDLGTHDVNNVEQVRFAIGVKESLNHDDPTQYDASHPLAPQMPAMHWGWAAGYRFIILEGKTGPAFKHNMEIHALGDTNYFHQTIAVTSLSSENEIHIPIKADFGKILDDVSINSSIIHHGETFQSCMQVMQNLKNKVFSYDSDYQIGVEEELASIIKVFPNPSNGVLRINNPVDEVLTIKVFNVFGQEVFQKKSQEEILDLSHLSKGNYFLELESSTGKARKKIILL from the coding sequence ATGAAGAAATTATTATTATTTGCCTTACTTTCTAATTTTGCTTTTGCCCAAAAAAGCGTCAAGCTTCACTTAAGATCTTTTATTGATAATCAAGAGTTTGCGTATCAGGTTGGTAGTCAAAACAATCTGAATCATTTATTTAAAATTAAGAGACTTCATTATTATTTAGGAGATGTTGAAATAACTTATGACGGTGGACAGAAAAAGCATTTTTCTAAATCGATTTTCTTGCTAAAAGCAGATGAAACTCCAGGAAATGTAATTTTAGACCTAGGAACGCATGATGTAAATAATGTAGAACAAGTTCGATTTGCAATAGGAGTAAAGGAATCACTGAATCACGACGATCCAACACAGTATGACGCAAGTCATCCACTTGCCCCACAAATGCCTGCTATGCATTGGGGATGGGCAGCGGGCTATCGATTCATTATTCTAGAAGGAAAAACAGGACCTGCATTTAAGCATAATATGGAAATACATGCTTTGGGCGATACCAATTATTTTCATCAAACTATAGCTGTTACAAGTTTATCTAGTGAGAATGAAATTCATATTCCAATTAAGGCAGATTTTGGAAAAATATTAGATGATGTGTCTATAAATAGCTCCATTATTCATCATGGAGAAACTTTTCAATCTTGTATGCAAGTGATGCAAAATCTTAAAAATAAAGTTTTTAGTTATGATTCTGATTATCAAATTGGCGTTGAAGAAGAATTGGCATCAATTATCAAGGTATTCCCAAATCCTTCAAATGGTGTTTTAAGAATCAATAATCCAGTAGATGAAGTTTTAACCATTAAGGTATTTAATGTTTTTGGACAGGAAGTTTTTCAAAAGAAATCTCAAGAAGAAATTTTGGATTTAAGCCATCTTTCAAAAGGAAATTATTTTCTCGAATTAGAATCGTCAACAGGAAAAGCCCGTAAAAAAATCATTTTACTATAA
- a CDS encoding c-type cytochrome, with protein sequence MRYISYFLITVFLVSCSKDTFNTDFVEWDKTPYVFPKLPNFPPPKLSAENPLTLSKVALGKRLFYEKKLSLDNTISCSSCHQPEHGFSDPRKLSLGVDDSEGKRQSMATFNLAFAGEEGFFWDGRARTLKEQVLMPIQDHLEMKETLEGVIKKLSEDENYKNDFIRAFGDHKISSERIALALESFLLTIVSANSKYDKYLEGTATLSESEERGRVLFFKEYNPHFPTESGADCAHCHSGPNFEGRRHSNNGLTQGNNGAGDLGLESFTKNAGDRRKFKITSLRNIALTAPYMHDGRFETLKEAIEHYNTGIKGSPTLDPALRQVHQNGGLKLSDQNIEDLVNFLKTLTDESLAKNPEYLP encoded by the coding sequence ATGAGATATATAAGTTATTTCCTTATCACAGTTTTTCTTGTTTCTTGTTCCAAAGATACCTTTAATACAGATTTTGTAGAATGGGATAAAACACCTTATGTTTTCCCGAAACTCCCAAATTTTCCACCTCCAAAATTATCTGCTGAAAATCCACTTACCTTATCAAAAGTGGCTTTGGGAAAGAGGTTGTTTTATGAGAAAAAACTTTCTTTAGATAATACAATAAGTTGTTCTTCTTGTCATCAACCAGAACATGGTTTTAGCGACCCAAGAAAATTATCTTTGGGAGTAGATGATAGCGAAGGTAAAAGACAATCTATGGCGACTTTTAATTTGGCATTTGCAGGGGAAGAAGGCTTTTTTTGGGATGGTAGAGCAAGAACGCTCAAAGAACAAGTATTAATGCCTATCCAAGATCATTTAGAAATGAAGGAAACCTTAGAAGGTGTTATAAAAAAGCTTTCGGAAGATGAAAACTATAAAAATGATTTTATTCGTGCTTTTGGTGACCATAAAATAAGTTCAGAAAGAATAGCTTTGGCATTGGAGAGCTTTTTGTTGACCATAGTTTCTGCAAATTCTAAATATGATAAATATCTGGAAGGAACAGCAACTCTGTCAGAATCTGAAGAAAGAGGGCGGGTTTTGTTTTTTAAAGAATACAATCCACATTTTCCAACAGAATCAGGAGCAGATTGTGCACATTGTCATTCAGGACCAAATTTTGAAGGAAGAAGACATTCAAATAATGGATTGACTCAAGGAAATAACGGAGCAGGGGATTTAGGTTTGGAGTCTTTTACCAAAAACGCTGGGGATAGACGAAAGTTTAAAATTACGAGTTTAAGAAATATAGCACTCACGGCTCCTTATATGCATGATGGACGTTTTGAGACTTTAAAAGAAGCAATTGAGCATTATAATACGGGAATAAAAGGTTCTCCAACACTTGATCCTGCTTTAAGACAAGTACACCAAAATGGTGGATTAAAATTAAGTGATCAAAATATAGAAGATTTGGTAAACTTTTTAAAAACCCTTACTGATGAAAGTTTGGCTAAAAACCCTGAGTATTTGCCCTAA
- a CDS encoding c-type cytochrome gives MKVWLKTLSICPKNWLISIVLIVFVFHSCEHETFVSSNEQKVEKLFQIPSHFDPIPFPDDNHFTLERWQLGKKLFHDKRLSRTQEISCSSCHDSRLAFTKHEAVSPGILGRKGRRNAPTLTNIAYHPHLLFEASVPSIEMQVLVPIQDTNEFDHNMVAVYKALGDDPEYKKLSEKAYGRDFDAFVLVRSIANYERSMISANSKWDQVQEGKAVFTESERRGEALFNSEKTKCFTCHGGFTFTNFELKNNGLTQEYEDEGLYHFTHKPEDFGLFKVPTLRNIALTAPYMHDGSLWTLDEVITHYSEGVKPFKNKSPEVKNAALSSQEKKDLKAFLLTLTDSSFVNNSLFQITQ, from the coding sequence ATGAAAGTTTGGCTAAAAACCCTGAGTATTTGCCCTAAGAATTGGTTGATTTCAATCGTGTTAATTGTATTTGTTTTTCATTCTTGTGAACATGAAACTTTTGTGTCTTCAAATGAGCAAAAGGTTGAAAAATTGTTTCAAATTCCCAGTCATTTTGATCCTATTCCTTTCCCAGATGATAATCATTTTACTCTAGAAAGGTGGCAGCTAGGGAAAAAACTTTTTCATGATAAAAGACTCTCTAGAACTCAGGAAATTTCTTGTTCTTCTTGTCATGATTCTCGTTTAGCTTTTACAAAGCATGAAGCAGTAAGTCCTGGAATTTTAGGAAGAAAAGGAAGGCGTAATGCACCCACTCTTACGAATATCGCTTATCATCCTCATTTGCTGTTTGAAGCTTCTGTACCTAGTATAGAAATGCAGGTTTTGGTTCCTATTCAGGATACTAATGAGTTTGATCACAATATGGTAGCTGTTTATAAAGCATTAGGAGATGATCCTGAATACAAAAAGTTGAGTGAGAAAGCTTATGGTAGAGATTTCGATGCTTTTGTATTGGTTCGTTCTATTGCCAATTATGAAAGAAGTATGATTTCTGCAAATTCAAAATGGGATCAAGTACAGGAAGGTAAGGCAGTTTTTACTGAATCAGAAAGAAGGGGAGAAGCTCTTTTTAATAGTGAAAAGACTAAATGTTTTACCTGTCATGGTGGCTTTACTTTTACAAATTTTGAATTAAAGAATAATGGTTTGACTCAGGAATACGAAGATGAAGGGTTGTATCATTTTACACACAAACCAGAAGATTTTGGTCTTTTTAAGGTACCTACTTTAAGAAATATTGCACTAACAGCTCCTTATATGCATGATGGTTCTTTATGGACTCTCGATGAAGTGATTACTCATTATAGTGAAGGAGTAAAACCATTTAAAAATAAATCTCCAGAAGTGAAAAATGCAGCTCTTTCTTCTCAAGAGAAAAAAGATTTGAAAGCCTTTTTATTGACTCTTACTGATTCTTCTTTTGTCAATAATTCTTTGTTTCAAATTACTCAGTGA
- a CDS encoding ABC transporter permease, protein MDRFYDSMRVHRENLGIAFRSIKGNMTRSIVTMLIIAMGITALVSIFTATEALKGSVNSNFSKAGSDTFQVSYREQGIRMGRQRRKSFPTISNQEGEKYQQSISTFATTSLYFFASGGQKIEYKEEEANNVSLFGADENFFNVKSRNIEFGRNFSKEDNIAAKPYVIIASDLAKKLFPKGKAKGVGKSIKLGAHKYIVIGIIEPQAEGNGFSVNQDAYIPFRVAKKNYSYRDSQLRIESKVKKGFTIPQVKNEAIVAMRKVRKLRPKDLNNFTISNSKALLETITGILDKVGLATSSIGILTLLGAAVALMNIMLVSVTERTKEIGIRKSLGASSQHILVQFLTEAVVISVLGGILGIVFGIMIGNIVAIFLKSPFVIPWIWMLLAVLVCIIVGVISGFYPAQKASAYQPVDALRHV, encoded by the coding sequence TTGGATAGATTTTATGATTCAATGAGAGTTCACAGAGAAAATTTAGGAATTGCCTTTAGAAGCATCAAGGGAAATATGACCCGAAGCATTGTCACCATGCTCATTATTGCTATGGGAATCACGGCTTTGGTAAGTATCTTTACCGCCACAGAAGCATTAAAAGGTTCTGTAAACTCCAATTTCTCTAAAGCTGGTTCAGACACTTTTCAAGTGAGCTATAGAGAACAAGGTATTAGGATGGGAAGACAAAGAAGAAAGTCATTTCCCACTATTAGCAATCAAGAAGGTGAAAAATACCAACAATCTATTTCAACATTTGCCACAACCTCTTTGTACTTTTTTGCATCTGGTGGTCAAAAAATTGAATATAAAGAAGAGGAAGCAAATAATGTGTCACTCTTTGGGGCAGATGAGAATTTCTTTAATGTAAAAAGTAGAAATATTGAGTTCGGAAGGAATTTTAGCAAAGAAGATAATATTGCTGCAAAACCCTATGTAATTATTGCATCAGACTTAGCTAAAAAGCTCTTCCCGAAAGGAAAAGCTAAAGGTGTTGGAAAAAGTATCAAATTAGGCGCTCATAAGTATATTGTCATAGGAATTATAGAACCTCAAGCAGAAGGAAATGGATTTTCGGTCAATCAAGATGCTTATATCCCTTTTAGAGTTGCCAAGAAAAACTACTCCTATAGAGATTCTCAACTAAGAATAGAATCTAAAGTAAAAAAAGGTTTTACGATTCCTCAAGTAAAAAATGAAGCAATTGTGGCTATGAGAAAAGTGAGAAAATTACGCCCAAAAGATCTCAATAATTTTACCATTAGCAACTCCAAAGCTCTTTTAGAAACTATAACAGGAATTCTGGATAAAGTAGGACTTGCTACTTCAAGCATCGGAATTCTTACCTTACTGGGTGCAGCAGTGGCTCTCATGAACATCATGCTGGTTTCTGTAACAGAAAGAACCAAAGAAATTGGTATTCGTAAATCTTTAGGTGCTTCTTCACAGCACATTCTTGTTCAGTTTCTTACTGAAGCTGTTGTTATTTCTGTTTTGGGAGGGATTTTAGGAATTGTTTTCGGAATTATGATAGGAAATATTGTCGCTATTTTCTTAAAATCACCATTTGTAATTCCATGGATTTGGATGCTACTGGCTGTTTTGGTTTGTATAATTGTTGGTGTGATTTCTGGTTTTTACCCAGCACAAAAAGCTTCTGCTTACCAACCTGTTGATGCGCTTAGACACGTTTAA
- a CDS encoding dihydrofolate reductase family protein — MRNFLKENLIDEMILTTLPILLGGGSPLFGELPSEVKFELIENKTFLNQITQSRYKRKK; from the coding sequence ATCAGGAATTTTCTAAAAGAAAATTTGATTGATGAAATGATTCTAACAACGCTTCCGATTTTATTAGGCGGTGGTTCTCCACTTTTCGGAGAATTGCCAAGTGAAGTGAAATTTGAACTGATAGAAAACAAAACCTTTCTGAATCAAATAACACAAAGTCGCTATAAACGAAAAAAGTAA
- a CDS encoding dihydrofolate reductase family protein, translating to MTKTNSVFIATSLDGYIADKNGKIDWLNSVPNPNHDDMGYVEFTNRIDALIMGRTTFETVIGFDVPWPYNKPVFVLSNKLKEIPKSHKDKAFLIHGTLSEVLEQFTIKDIADFILMEERQSGIF from the coding sequence ATGACTAAAACGAATAGCGTATTTATCGCAACAAGTTTAGATGGCTATATAGCAGACAAAAATGGTAAAATCGATTGGCTAAATTCCGTACCCAACCCTAATCATGATGATATGGGATATGTGGAATTCACCAACCGAATTGATGCACTTATCATGGGGCGAACAACCTTCGAAACTGTTATTGGATTTGATGTTCCCTGGCCCTATAACAAGCCTGTTTTTGTGTTAAGCAATAAGTTAAAAGAAATACCTAAATCCCACAAAGACAAAGCTTTTTTAATCCATGGAACTTTATCGGAGGTTTTAGAGCAATTCACGATAAAGGATATAGCAGACTTTATATTGATGGAGGAACGACAATCAGGAATTTTCTAA
- a CDS encoding gliding motility-associated C-terminal domain-containing protein — translation MRFLRIFVFLFFSFMLQGSYATHIVGGELSYKVLANGLYEFELIVYKDCQPFLDSNGTTITPAGFDNIYGKPLVTPGAPFAKLNVLNDDNSLYQEVNFTSLTIENVNIESPDSCIELVGDFCIQKGTYKVTIPLPSSSNGYFVSYQRCCRNPSVNNIVANPFQTGSIFSTEIPPNNFTLGNSNPKFSELPPLEVCINQSLNYNCSAIDIDGDSLHYYLTTPQATSSNTAGNIDATPYPLIVYNVPYAPTHPLDASPPMWIDPETGIITGTPTQIGSYIIAVMVEEYRNGVLLSKTIRDFRMLVFDCKSHIADFEAFDNYCTGNQTVNFEAIVDDSLTLLWDFGDQNTTADTASGYQVTYNYPADGDYDVRLISSRGAACIDTIIKEITIKNEINFDLTGDSILCWKDKDLMSFEIVNQEFSGGAKIQWNFSQSDLDTVGPTQLNDIDFTTPGNHFVQVTIEDNNCKLSRKIPIFISDSIEFKFPNKIAQCNSSEVLIQLQDLNHPLHYEWYLDSVFHTNDPSFTIYTDHDTVLDLKLIYTDQWGCTDSIEEKSWITIFQNAEADFTISNTDIEIYEDFEITNLSNSFTFMEFFISDGTISNEESFTHQFTVPGDYFIAQNVNVNGKCPDKKIIHVKVRVNYSIHFPNAFTPSGDNLNEYFFPETYNIKAYTLEIFDRWGRKVYDGSQYQEKHQWDGRDQDGELLQEALFNYQCKYTTINGEILETSGFVMLL, via the coding sequence ATGCGTTTTTTAAGAATTTTTGTTTTTTTATTTTTCTCTTTTATGCTCCAAGGGAGCTACGCGACACACATTGTTGGTGGTGAACTTAGTTATAAAGTACTTGCAAATGGGCTTTACGAGTTCGAATTGATTGTGTATAAAGACTGTCAGCCTTTTCTTGATTCCAATGGAACAACGATTACTCCAGCAGGTTTTGATAATATCTATGGAAAACCACTCGTAACACCTGGCGCTCCTTTTGCAAAACTCAATGTCCTTAATGACGACAACAGCCTTTACCAAGAAGTTAATTTCACTTCATTAACCATTGAAAATGTAAATATAGAAAGTCCAGACTCTTGTATTGAATTAGTTGGTGATTTTTGTATTCAAAAAGGAACCTATAAAGTCACTATTCCACTACCTTCATCTTCAAATGGATACTTTGTTTCGTATCAGAGATGCTGTCGGAATCCTTCTGTAAATAATATTGTTGCAAACCCTTTTCAAACAGGTTCAATTTTTTCTACAGAAATTCCCCCAAATAACTTCACTTTAGGTAATTCAAATCCGAAATTCTCAGAACTTCCCCCTTTAGAAGTTTGCATTAACCAATCACTAAATTATAATTGCTCAGCTATAGATATTGATGGTGATAGCTTACATTATTACCTAACAACTCCACAAGCCACATCTTCAAATACCGCAGGAAATATTGATGCAACTCCTTATCCATTAATTGTCTATAATGTTCCTTATGCACCCACACATCCCTTAGATGCAAGTCCTCCTATGTGGATAGACCCAGAAACAGGGATTATCACGGGGACTCCCACACAAATCGGTTCTTATATTATCGCTGTTATGGTAGAAGAATACCGCAATGGTGTCTTACTTTCTAAAACCATAAGAGATTTCAGAATGCTTGTTTTTGATTGTAAAAGTCATATCGCCGATTTTGAAGCCTTTGATAATTATTGCACGGGAAATCAAACTGTTAATTTTGAAGCCATAGTAGATGATTCTTTAACACTACTTTGGGATTTTGGAGATCAAAACACAACAGCAGATACGGCAAGTGGATATCAAGTTACCTATAATTACCCCGCAGATGGAGATTATGACGTTCGATTAATCAGTTCAAGAGGAGCGGCTTGTATTGATACTATTATAAAAGAAATAACTATTAAAAATGAAATAAATTTTGATTTAACTGGAGATTCTATCCTTTGCTGGAAAGACAAAGACCTAATGAGTTTTGAAATAGTCAATCAAGAATTCTCTGGCGGAGCCAAAATCCAATGGAATTTTTCACAAAGTGATCTCGATACGGTTGGTCCAACACAGTTAAACGATATCGACTTCACCACACCTGGAAATCATTTTGTACAAGTAACAATAGAGGATAATAACTGTAAATTGAGTAGAAAAATACCGATTTTCATCAGTGATTCTATTGAGTTTAAATTCCCTAATAAAATTGCTCAATGTAATTCCAGCGAAGTGCTTATTCAATTACAAGATCTAAATCATCCCCTTCATTACGAGTGGTATTTAGATAGTGTTTTCCACACAAACGACCCTTCCTTTACAATATATACCGATCACGACACCGTATTAGACCTAAAACTTATTTACACAGATCAATGGGGATGCACGGATAGTATTGAGGAAAAAAGCTGGATTACCATTTTTCAAAATGCCGAAGCTGATTTTACAATTTCTAATACAGATATTGAAATTTATGAAGATTTTGAAATCACCAATTTAAGTAACAGCTTTACATTTATGGAATTCTTTATTTCTGATGGGACTATTTCCAATGAAGAAAGCTTTACCCATCAATTTACTGTTCCTGGTGATTATTTTATTGCCCAAAACGTTAATGTAAATGGAAAATGCCCCGATAAAAAGATTATTCATGTAAAAGTGCGGGTAAATTATTCCATTCATTTCCCAAATGCATTCACTCCTTCTGGAGATAATTTGAATGAATATTTTTTCCCCGAAACATACAATATAAAAGCTTATACTTTAGAGATTTTTGACCGCTGGGGAAGAAAAGTCTATGATGGCTCTCAATATCAAGAAAAACACCAATGGGATGGACGTGACCAAGATGGAGAACTCCTTCAAGAAGCATTGTTTAATTATCAATGTAAATACACCACCATTAATGGAGAAATCCTAGAAACATCAGGATTTGTTATGCTTCTCTAA
- the kdsA gene encoding 3-deoxy-8-phosphooctulonate synthase, with translation MNQEFFSKKDRFFLLAGPCAIENEKTSLYIAEKLVEITTDLKIPFVFKGSYRKANRSRLDSFTGIGDEKALKILEKVHQTFNVPTVTDIHTAEEAEMAAEFVDILQIPAFLCRQTDLLVAAAKTNKWVNIKKGQFLAPESMQFARQKVIESGNNQILLTERGSMFGYQDLVVDYRGIPTMKSTGSPVVLDITHSLQQPNQTSGVTGGKPELIETIAKAGIAVGADGIFLETHPDPKNALSDGANMLHLDHVENLLKKLVLLKETVGQF, from the coding sequence ATGAATCAAGAATTTTTTTCAAAAAAGGATCGCTTTTTTTTACTCGCAGGACCTTGTGCTATTGAAAACGAAAAAACCAGTTTATATATTGCTGAAAAGCTTGTTGAAATAACAACCGATCTTAAGATCCCTTTTGTTTTTAAAGGATCCTATAGAAAAGCTAATCGCTCACGTTTAGATTCGTTTACAGGAATTGGAGATGAAAAAGCTTTAAAAATACTCGAAAAAGTTCACCAAACTTTTAATGTACCCACCGTTACGGATATTCACACTGCAGAGGAGGCCGAAATGGCTGCCGAGTTTGTTGATATCCTTCAGATTCCTGCTTTTTTGTGTCGTCAGACGGATTTATTAGTTGCCGCAGCCAAAACAAATAAATGGGTTAATATCAAGAAAGGTCAATTTTTAGCTCCAGAAAGCATGCAATTTGCAAGGCAGAAAGTAATTGAAAGTGGAAATAATCAAATACTCCTAACAGAAAGAGGATCGATGTTTGGATATCAAGATTTAGTAGTTGACTATCGAGGAATTCCTACAATGAAATCTACTGGAAGTCCTGTGGTTTTAGATATCACTCATTCGCTTCAACAACCCAATCAAACTTCGGGAGTTACAGGAGGTAAACCTGAATTGATAGAAACAATAGCAAAAGCTGGAATAGCCGTAGGAGCTGATGGGATATTTCTTGAAACACACCCAGACCCTAAAAATGCTTTATCTGATGGTGCCAATATGTTGCACCTTGATCACGTAGAAAACTTGTTAAAAAAACTTGTATTATTAAAAGAAACTGTCGGTCAGTTTTAG
- a CDS encoding DUF5723 family protein, which produces MKKNILALVLLLAVVQISFAQHHKPLIQYNVDFLPGSAKQNPAHGLRNSYFFGVPVLGSVELNAYSNTLTFSDVIRRVSEIKTIIDLEHINDKIDDQTFVNTEFSTEVLYGGLRAYDGGYWSFGLDLSTKVDFNFSDGLFDLLIYGNVHEKNIDRTLDFSAFKPEVMAYSDLHVGYSRDLNKSWRVGARLHILSGLAFVGVSENSMTFKTNSENKFGSIDANGRMAFSMAGLDLDADIPIGLSPINFRNLGLGLDLGVDYMLNKKIYLSAVMTELGFISWGDNAKTHSINFPENFKYDGFKIQLNTDDDLDEIIDQWREENRESTQLDTNEASFSSTFAPRVTVGAKYRINRKNFVNLQLSTKIQENRTFPSASLIYQSSVFSFLDVIGGVNYFNNDAGISAGVNFNVKSVNLYLMTDNVLAFSNPRETKGTNFAFGVNVQIVEKRRKAAHSRTRWMSRDVKRKKDPEEEKKKKKRKEKEKKKKAKEEAKNKKEAEKEDKADSKKEKKRKRYKKKRAAKNEL; this is translated from the coding sequence ATGAAGAAGAATATATTAGCACTTGTTTTATTATTGGCAGTTGTACAAATTTCCTTTGCGCAACATCACAAACCTTTGATTCAATACAATGTGGATTTCTTGCCAGGATCGGCAAAACAAAATCCAGCGCATGGACTTAGAAATAGCTATTTCTTTGGTGTCCCAGTTTTGGGTAGTGTTGAGCTAAACGCTTATTCAAATACGTTGACCTTTAGCGACGTTATTAGAAGAGTAAGTGAAATTAAAACCATTATTGATCTTGAGCACATTAATGATAAAATAGATGATCAGACCTTTGTTAACACAGAATTTAGTACAGAAGTACTCTATGGTGGATTAAGGGCTTATGATGGCGGTTATTGGAGTTTTGGATTAGATCTATCGACTAAAGTAGATTTTAATTTCTCTGATGGACTATTTGATCTACTTATTTACGGAAATGTTCATGAGAAAAATATTGATCGAACACTTGATTTTTCAGCGTTTAAGCCAGAAGTTATGGCTTATTCTGATTTGCATGTAGGGTATTCCCGAGACTTAAATAAAAGTTGGAGAGTAGGTGCTCGATTGCATATTTTGAGTGGTTTGGCTTTTGTAGGGGTTTCCGAAAACTCTATGACATTTAAAACCAATAGTGAAAATAAATTTGGATCTATTGACGCAAATGGAAGAATGGCATTTAGCATGGCAGGATTAGATTTAGATGCAGACATACCAATAGGACTTTCGCCAATCAATTTTAGAAATCTAGGACTTGGTTTGGATCTTGGAGTAGATTATATGCTCAATAAGAAAATTTACCTGTCTGCTGTGATGACAGAACTCGGTTTTATTTCTTGGGGAGACAATGCAAAGACGCATAGTATCAATTTTCCTGAAAACTTTAAGTATGATGGATTTAAAATTCAGCTTAATACCGATGATGATTTAGACGAAATTATTGATCAATGGAGAGAAGAAAATAGAGAATCTACCCAACTAGATACCAATGAGGCTTCTTTTAGTTCTACTTTTGCCCCTAGAGTAACAGTAGGTGCGAAATACAGAATTAACAGAAAGAACTTTGTAAATCTTCAATTGAGTACTAAAATACAAGAAAACAGAACTTTTCCAAGTGCAAGTTTAATCTACCAGTCAAGTGTGTTTTCTTTCCTAGATGTTATTGGTGGCGTAAATTACTTCAATAATGACGCTGGAATAAGTGCTGGGGTGAACTTCAATGTGAAATCCGTGAATTTATATTTAATGACGGATAATGTTCTGGCTTTTTCGAATCCTAGAGAAACCAAAGGGACAAATTTTGCTTTCGGAGTCAATGTTCAGATTGTGGAAAAACGAAGAAAAGCAGCGCATTCTAGAACTCGTTGGATGAGTAGAGATGTAAAGCGTAAAAAAGATCCTGAGGAAGAAAAGAAAAAGAAAAAACGCAAAGAAAAAGAGAAAAAGAAAAAGGCGAAAGAAGAAGCTAAGAATAAGAAAGAAGCCGAAAAAGAAGATAAGGCGGACTCGAAAAAGGAGAAAAAACGTAAAAGATATAAGAAAAAACGTGCTGCTAAAAACGAACTGTAA
- a CDS encoding metal-dependent hydrolase, giving the protein MDSLTQIVLGAAVGEATLGKKVGNKAIFWGAVGGTIPDLDVLSKHFTDSLSAIEIHRGFSHSIVFCILMAPLLGFLVQKIHHKEPATWKNWSLLFFWALFTHPILDSFTTWGTQLFWPAEMRLAFKNIFVLDPSYTIPFLLCVTIAMFYKRTNPKRAQWNQLGIYISSFYMLLSLGAKAYTYQVFKDKIDNQQVTYSEIQTRPSPMNIILWNANIKTENGFYMTDYSLLDKENELKLVFHASNKQLEKEIADQQLVSRIIKITEGWYIVEKNNPHSYLFHDLRFGVLSSDLSSNKYAFSYEIYRESGIWKGREVEKNRQDLDMKNLLGKLWHRILGKVS; this is encoded by the coding sequence ATGGATTCATTAACACAAATCGTATTAGGTGCAGCTGTAGGAGAAGCTACACTAGGAAAAAAAGTAGGGAATAAAGCCATTTTTTGGGGCGCTGTAGGTGGAACCATTCCAGATCTCGATGTGCTTTCTAAGCATTTTACAGATTCTCTTTCAGCCATAGAAATTCATAGAGGATTTTCTCACTCTATTGTGTTTTGTATCTTAATGGCTCCATTATTAGGCTTCCTTGTTCAAAAAATTCACCATAAAGAACCAGCTACTTGGAAAAACTGGAGTTTATTGTTCTTTTGGGCACTTTTTACTCATCCAATCCTAGATTCTTTCACCACTTGGGGTACACAATTGTTTTGGCCAGCGGAAATGCGTTTAGCTTTTAAAAATATTTTTGTGTTAGACCCCAGTTATACTATTCCCTTTTTACTTTGTGTAACTATTGCTATGTTTTACAAAAGAACCAACCCCAAAAGAGCTCAATGGAATCAATTAGGAATATATATTAGTAGTTTCTATATGCTTTTGAGTTTGGGAGCTAAAGCCTATACTTACCAAGTTTTTAAAGACAAAATTGACAATCAACAAGTCACATATTCAGAAATTCAAACAAGACCTAGCCCTATGAATATCATTCTTTGGAATGCCAATATCAAAACAGAAAATGGTTTTTATATGACGGATTATTCACTACTTGACAAAGAAAACGAGCTCAAACTGGTGTTTCATGCTTCCAATAAGCAGCTTGAAAAAGAAATTGCGGATCAGCAACTTGTTTCACGAATTATAAAAATTACTGAAGGCTGGTATATTGTGGAAAAAAACAACCCTCACTCCTATCTCTTTCATGATTTACGTTTTGGCGTACTCAGTAGTGATTTATCAAGTAACAAATACGCATTTAGTTATGAAATTTATCGTGAAAGCGGTATTTGGAAAGGACGTGAAGTGGAAAAAAATCGTCAGGATTTAGATATGAAAAACTTGCTAGGTAAACTATGGCATAGGATTTTAGGAAAAGTATCTTAA